CACCCATGCCATGCTCATGCGCGACGGCGGCGTGGTCGCTGCCGGACCGATTACCGAGGTCCTGACCGACGAGCACCTCAGCACCACCTTCGGCCTTTCACTCGACGTTACGGAGAATGCCGGCCGTTACTCCGCCACCGCCCGCCGCTAAGGCGGGGCTTCAGCGTCAGCAGTGGAGATATTCAGCAGCATCCTGGTCTTTTTCGCGGGCTTGTGGGCCGGCACCATCAACGCGGTGGTCGGCTCCGGCACCCTGGTGACCTTTCCCGTGCTCATCGCCCTCGGCGTCGCTCCTGTTGTGGCATCCATGAGCAACGCGATGGGGCTGGTGGCCGGTACGGCCGCCGGGGCGTGGGGGTACCGGCGTGAGCTGGCCGGCCGGGGCCGCCAACTGATCAAACTGCTGCCCGCCTCCCTGCTGGGCGGAATCAGCGGCGCCTACCTGCTGCTGCACCTGCCCGAAGAGGTCTTCCACTATGTGGCGCCGGTCCTGCTGGTGCTGGCCATGCTGATGGTGCTCTTCCAGCCGAAGCTCCAGGGCTGGGTGCGGAGCCGTGAGGAAAACCCGGAACATGCCATCCGGGACCGAAGCCATGGCGTGCTGCTGGTGGTCCTGGTGTACCTCGCAGGCGTTTACGGCGGCTACTTTGTTGCTGCCCAGGGCATCCTCCTGGTTGGCATCCTGGGCGTATTCCTCACCGGCACCATGCAGAACGCCAACGCCATGAAGAACATCCTGGTGCTCGGGGTCAACATGGTGGCGGCCGTTTCCTACCTGATCTTCGCCTTTGACCGGATCAACTGGCTCGTCGTCCTGCTGATCGCCGTCAGCTCCACGATCGGCGGACTGGTGGGCTCGAAGGTGGGGCGCAAGCTTTCCCCAAGCGTGCTCCGGGCTGTCATTTTCACCCTCGGCACCGTGGCCCTCGGCGTCATGATCGCCAACCTGCTGAAATAATCACCCGGTGACGTTCCACTATCTAGAGTCTGCCGATGATCCCCGGGTAGGCGACTACACCACGCTGACCGATGTGCACCTGCGGAAGCTCCGGGAGCCGCGCGAGGGGATGTACATCGCCGAATCCTCAAGGGTCCTGCGCCGGGCCCTGGCGGCCGGGCACCAGCCGCGGTCCTTCTTCCTGGCGGAGAAGTGGCTGGCGGACCTCGACGACGTCTTCCAGGCGTATCCCGACGTTCCCGTCTTCATCGGGAAAGCAGCACTGCTCGAGGAAATCACCGGCTTCCACCTGCACCGCGGGGCCATGGCCGCCATGCACCGCCCCGCCCCGGTGCCGCTGCCGGCACTCCTGTCAGGCGCCCGGCGGGTTGCCGTACTGGAGGACATCGTGGACCACACCAACGTCGGCGCCATCTTCAGGTCCGCCGCCGCCCTGGATATCGACGCCGTCCTCGTCTCGCCCCGGTGCGGGGACCCTCTCTACCGGCGGAGCGTCCGCGTCAGCATGGGCACGGTCTTCCAGGTTCCCTGGGCCCGGCTCGAAAACTGGCCGGCGGACCTCCAGGTGCTCAAGGACCACGGCTTCACTGTTGCCGCCCTGGAGCTGACGGAGGACGCCCAGGACGTTGACGTGATTGCTGCCCGCAACCCGGAGAAGCTCGCGCTGGTGCTTGGCACCGAAGGTGCCGGCATGAGCCCGGAGACGCTTGCCGCCGTCGACCTCGCCGTCAAAATCCCCATGCGCAACGGCGTGGATTCGCTCAACGTGGCTGCCGCCTCGGCAGTGGCGTTCTGGGAGCTGCGGGCCCGGACCTAGGAGCGCGGCCGGCTTAACAGCGGATGCCCTGACCCTGTTCGTCGGCCCCGCCGGTGTCCGGTATGATTGATAGCTGGTTGTCCTGCTCTTTCAGCTTCGGCTGCCGCAGATCCAGCCATCCCATTCATACCTGGCAACTGGCAAAATCCAGTTGCGTGAACAAAGGTCCCATTATGAAGTCTGATACCCACCCGAAGTACGAAGCTGTTGTTTTCAACGACCTGGCCTCCGGCACGAAGTTCCTGACCCGCTCCACGGTGTCTTCCTCGAAGACCATCGAGTGGGAAGACGGCAACACCTACCCGGTCATCGACGTCGAAATCTCCTCCGAGTCCCACCCGTTCTACACGGGCAAGCAGCGCATCATGGACTCCGCAGGCCGCGTCGAGCGCTTCAACGCCCGCTTCAAGGGCTTCGGCGGCAAGAAGTAATTCACTTCGCCCAAGCTTCATCGGAAAGCCCGCACCGGCAACGGTGCGGGCTTTCTTTTGCGTTGGCGGCCCGCCCGTGTCCTGCGGCAGGATGGGAGGCATGACGCCCTCTTCTCCGGCCACCGGCCCTTCTGCACCCCAACGCCTGCACGGCGAATACAAGGTTCCGGGCGGGAAGCTGGTGGTGGCGGACCTGGCCGTCGTCGAAGGATCACTTGCGGACGTTTCCATCAGCGGTGACTTCTTCCTCGAGCCTGACGAGGCCCTCCTGGACATCAACCGGGCCCTCACCGGACTGCCGGAATCGACGTCCGCCGCGGATTTGGCGGCGGCAGTGAAAGTCGCGCTGCCGGCGGATGCCGCCCTGTTCGGCTTTTCGGCCGACGCCGTGGCCATCACCGTCCGGCGTGCATTGGCCAAGGCCACGACCTGGGCCGACCACCACTGGAACATCATCGCTCCCTCCGTCCTGCCCACCGAAACCAATGTGGCCCTGGACGAGGTCCTTACCGAGGAAGTGGGTGCCGGCAGGCGCAATCCCACCCTGAGGTTCTGGGACTGGGAGGAGCCCTCCGTGGTGATCGGCAGCTTCCAGTCCTTCCGGAACGAAGTGGATCCCGACGGCGTGGCGAAGCACGGCATCAACGTTGTCCGCCGCATCAGCGGCGGGGGAGCGATGTTCATGGAGGCCGGCAACTGCATCACCTATTCGCTGTACCTGCCCCAGACCCTGGTGGACGGCCTCAGCTTTGCCGATTCCTACCCGTTCCTGGACGCCTGGGTCATGGCCGCATTGGAGAAGCTGGGCATTACGGCTTTCTATGTGCCGCTGAATGACATCGCCACGGAGCAGGGGAAGATCGGGGGCGCGGCGCAGAAGCGCCTGGCCAACGGTGGAATGCTGCACCACGTCACCATGAGTTACGACATCGACGCCGACAAGATGGTGGAGGTGCTCCGCATCGGCAAAGAGAAGCTGTCCGACAAGGGAACCCGCAGCGCCAAGAAGCGCGTTGACCCCCTCCGCCGCCAGACCGGCCTGGCGCGGACCGCCATCATCGAGGCAATGATGGACGTGTTCACCGAACGGTATGGTGCTACGCCTTCGGAGCTGACCAGGGCCGAACTGGCTGCCGCCCGCGAGCGCGTACGTACCAAGTTCGGCACCGGTGAATGGCTCCACCGGGTCCCCTGAACCCCTAAGCCCCGGCTGGGGCGCCGCAGCGGTTAGGGAGCGGCAGACGGTGCATTCACGACGGCGGCCTGCGCGGTGAGCGCCCGCAGCAGGTGGCTGCGCTGCTCCACGATGATGCGGCGCAGGGCGCGGGGAGCGTCGCCATGGGCTGCCAGCCACTGATCCGTCCGGCGAAGCACGGGATGGTCCGCCGGCTTCATTCCTTCCGCCAGGTCCTGGGCCACGGGGTACAGGCCGCGCACAATCCGGCTGGCGATCTCGATGCTGCGGCCCTCCCAGACACTGCGGATGCACTCAA
The window above is part of the Pseudarthrobacter sp. NS4 genome. Proteins encoded here:
- a CDS encoding type B 50S ribosomal protein L31 is translated as MKSDTHPKYEAVVFNDLASGTKFLTRSTVSSSKTIEWEDGNTYPVIDVEISSESHPFYTGKQRIMDSAGRVERFNARFKGFGGKK
- a CDS encoding TrmH family RNA methyltransferase, with product MTFHYLESADDPRVGDYTTLTDVHLRKLREPREGMYIAESSRVLRRALAAGHQPRSFFLAEKWLADLDDVFQAYPDVPVFIGKAALLEEITGFHLHRGAMAAMHRPAPVPLPALLSGARRVAVLEDIVDHTNVGAIFRSAAALDIDAVLVSPRCGDPLYRRSVRVSMGTVFQVPWARLENWPADLQVLKDHGFTVAALELTEDAQDVDVIAARNPEKLALVLGTEGAGMSPETLAAVDLAVKIPMRNGVDSLNVAAASAVAFWELRART
- a CDS encoding sulfite exporter TauE/SafE family protein, which codes for MEIFSSILVFFAGLWAGTINAVVGSGTLVTFPVLIALGVAPVVASMSNAMGLVAGTAAGAWGYRRELAGRGRQLIKLLPASLLGGISGAYLLLHLPEEVFHYVAPVLLVLAMLMVLFQPKLQGWVRSREENPEHAIRDRSHGVLLVVLVYLAGVYGGYFVAAQGILLVGILGVFLTGTMQNANAMKNILVLGVNMVAAVSYLIFAFDRINWLVVLLIAVSSTIGGLVGSKVGRKLSPSVLRAVIFTLGTVALGVMIANLLK
- a CDS encoding lipoate--protein ligase family protein; this translates as MTPSSPATGPSAPQRLHGEYKVPGGKLVVADLAVVEGSLADVSISGDFFLEPDEALLDINRALTGLPESTSAADLAAAVKVALPADAALFGFSADAVAITVRRALAKATTWADHHWNIIAPSVLPTETNVALDEVLTEEVGAGRRNPTLRFWDWEEPSVVIGSFQSFRNEVDPDGVAKHGINVVRRISGGGAMFMEAGNCITYSLYLPQTLVDGLSFADSYPFLDAWVMAALEKLGITAFYVPLNDIATEQGKIGGAAQKRLANGGMLHHVTMSYDIDADKMVEVLRIGKEKLSDKGTRSAKKRVDPLRRQTGLARTAIIEAMMDVFTERYGATPSELTRAELAAARERVRTKFGTGEWLHRVP